GTTGACGGCAAAGGTGGGTTTGTTTGGCGTGTTGATTCTGTGTGGCGTCATGATCCGTAAACACTTGCCCGATTATATCGCTGGCATTCAAGCCCTTGCGAAGGGCTCGATTAACGATGAGCAAAATAATAAAATGGCGGCCAGTCTGAATAAAGCGCGGCCCTGGGTATTGTTTATTTGGTTGATCGTATTTCTTGAAGCCGTGTTGGGTATCGTTAAGCCTGGCAACGAATTAGCGCTGAAATTTACAGCTTTATTTTAGGATCGACACATCGTAAAGCGTCAGGATCATCACCCGTTTTCCGATGACGCTCCTGCAAACTCGAGCTGCCCACTCTATGCTATTGTAAAAGCTGTTCCGCTTTTTGCACACGGGTAACCAGTATTGCCGCGCACTCAGGTAAATAATCTTAGCTGGCGACTGGTGGATTCGTTTACTGTCACGTACTCTTTAAATAGGGCTGGTTCTTTGACCCTCGTGCGAGGACTTTGTGCTCAAGCTAAAATAAAACGGCAACTTATCCGCAGCCTTTGTTTTAAGTTCACAATCCAATTTAAGCCTCGGCAATCCCCAATATCGAGAGGTCGTTGATTTCAGAAGGCAGCGGGCAAGGAGAATTTAGGCGAATGGTGAAACATCTTAGCAGACGTCGTTTTAACACAGTAGCCGCTGCATCTTCTCTTGCGGTCGCGGCACCCTTTATTCACAGTAAACGTGCGCGCGCTCAAGACACAGTTGATGTGCTTGTTATAGGGTCCGGCTTATCGGGTTTAAATGCGGCCTGGAACCTGAGTGATGCGGGATTAAACACGCTCGTGCTCGAGGGTAGCAATCGCATTGGCGGGCGCGTTTGGTCTGCCGAGGAAACCTGGGAGACCAATGCGGGCGACGTCCCTATAGAATTGGGGGCCTCTCAGGTTGGTCCCTCCTATGCGCGTGTCCGCGATGCCATTGACCGGCTGCAATTGCCCACTGTGAATCAAGATCGCGATTTGCTGTCCTTCTCTTATCATATCGGCGGTCAGCATGTTTCAGCGTCGGAGTGGCCGGACTCTCCTGTCAACCAAACGGTCGGCGACGAACGTGAAATTCTGCCGGAGCGGTTTGGATCACGTCTATTGTCCAGATTGAATCCGCTGAAGGAGTTGGATGACTGGCTGAACCCTAAATTTTCCGACTTTGATGTCTCCCTCTATGAACTCTATAAGCGCAACGGCGTGTCAGAGGCCGGTATTCGTGTTGCCAGCATCGGTGGTGTAAACGACATCCACGGTGTTTCTGCCCTGCGCATGTTGCAGGAAACGACCCGAGGTGCCTTGGAGCTGGAATTTCTCGGACCTCTCGACGAGAATGGAAACCCCGTCGAGTACTGGCCGAAAAACATTGTTGGCGGCACCATTGCCTTGCCAAACGCTATGGCTGGCCAATTACGCAATGAGGTGCGGGTCAATCAGCAGGTCACCAGCATTGAGTTGGAAGACGATGGCGTAGAAGTGCGCACGCTTGACGGCAATCGTTACCGGGCACGATTTGTGATCTCCACCCTGCCGTTCTCGGTGCTCACGTTTGTTCAAATCTGGCCGCAACCGCCCGCGCCACAATCCACGGCAATCCGGCAGCTTAAATACTCAGAAACAACGCGCGCGTTCTGTCGCATTAAAGAGCCCTTTTGGCAGGAAGACGGCAAGGGCGCTTCGCTTATTTCCGATGGCGGCACGGGCGCCTTCTGGGCCATTAATAACGGCACCGGTGAGGGCGAACATCGCGGCATGTTTGTGCTTACCAGCCTCATCGGAAGCCAAGTATCGGCCCGTCCTGACGAGGCCGCAGCACAATACCTCATAGACGAAATGGCACGTATTCGGCCCGCATCACGAGGGCAAATCGAAATCCTCAAATACCACACGTGGGAACGTCAGCCATTGCAACGCGGTTGCAGCCCCATGTTTGCACCGGGGCAAGTCACAGCATTTGCGAACGAAATGATTGCCCCCCATGGCCGGTTACATTTTGCCGGAGAGCACACACGCCGGCTGGACTACGGCATGGAAGCGGCTATGGAGTCTGGAGAAAGAGCAGCGTTTGAAGTGCTCGACCGTGCATGAGTAAGAGGAACCCAAATTCCCGTATTTTCGGTATATTCCAAGCCAATAAAGGTTTGATTGCCAGCGTGTTGCGGCGTTATGCGCTGCAACAAGTTGATATTGCGGATATTACCCAGGAAACAATACTCCGCGCTCTTGAAGCTGAAAAGCGGACAAAAATCAGAGAGCCTAAAGGCTTCTTGGTTGGCATCGCAAAAAACATTGCGCGCTCCGAACTTCAGCGCCGCTCAAAAATGATGACCGCCTTGCTAGATGATTTTGATCCTGAAACATACGTGATAGATGAACCGGCCGTGGATGAGGTTGTGGACTCACGTCAGCGCATGAGGTTTTTTGGTCAAGCTGTCGCTATGCTACCACCCCAATGCCAGAAAGTGTTTGTGTTGAAGCATGTTCACGGAGCATCCCATCAAGAGATAGCGGCAAAACTTGATATTGCGATTAGCACGGTTGAGAAGCACGTTGCGCTAGGTCTCAAGCGGTGCAGAGAAGTTATGGTGGAAAAATTGGGTGCTGGCCATAAAGAGCATTTCCAGGGAAGCAAAGTAGAGGTTCTGAAAAAAAAGCGAACCAATGACTAATGTTCCAAACCATATAGACGCAGATGGCGAGATCATCGCAGAGGCCTGTGCGTGGGTCGCTCAATTGGAGTCCGGCAAGTTAACGGGGTCTGATCTAGCGGCGCTCCAAGAGTGGATGGCGCGCAGCCCTGCCCACAAAAAAGAGATTCGCATTATTGCAGAATTGAACAATCAACTCAGTAGTCTCACGGAGTTGGCCGAACCTATTAGAAGTGCGTCAGCGGCCGCCAGCGCTCTCCGCAAGAGGAGTTGGGTTCCGGCCTTTGCAAAACCGGGCTTTGTTATGCTCGGTGCCCTTGTGTCGGCTGTGGCGCTTGTCGCGCTGTTCATTTCTACGGACCTCTTTATCGAGCCAGTGGAAATCTATCGCACATCAGTTGGCCAATATCAGACGATAGAGCTTTCTGATGGAACAGCCGTTAAGCTGAACACTGACAGTCAAATCGAAGTTGATTATTCTTCAAAAAATAGACGCATACGTTTGATTCACGGCGAGGCGTTCTTCGATGTTGCGAAGAATCCCCTGCGGCCATTCGTGGTTTATTCTGACCAAGCCAAAGCCGAGGCGCTGGGAACGTCATTTGTTGTTAGGCTGCGTGATTCATTAACAGAAATTGCAGTTATTGAGGGCGTGGTCGCTTTCTCTAAACTCACAGAAATTTCTTCCGTGACTGAAGATGCCAATCAGGTTGATATAGACGGAAGTGTAGAAGTGACAACGGTCGCGGCCCGACAAGTGATTATCAATGCGGGCCAGGTGATTACATCCCGTGACATAACGAATGGCTTGTCTTCCGATGTGGCTTTTGAAGTTCCGACATTGACCTCCCGTGAAATCCAAAGAAAAATATCGTGGACAGAAGGCCTTTTCGATTTTTCTGAAACAAGGCTTGAAGAGGTCGTGCGAGAAATATCAAGGCACAACAATGTGACTATAGAGATCGCAGACCCAAGCTTAAAAGATGTAGAGTTTGGCGGCATGTTCAGAACGGGCGATGTTGACTCTTTGCTTGAAGCGCTTGAAGGTTTGAATATTGACGTTGTTCGTGATGACCATGGTGTCATCCAACTCCATAAGAATGATAATATCTAACCTGCGAGCTTCCTGCATTTCTGCAAACTCCCGAAGGCCTGCAGAAGTGTTGCCCTATCGCAACACATCTACCTCGAACTAAAATTTATGCGCATTCAACTAGCGGATTTTTTTGCCCCTGGGCACCTCTTACTAAGGCCGTCGCGTTTTAAAGCGTCGATGTGTGTGGTCTTGGGTTTAATTGGGATGAGGTCTGCTGTTCGACGCGTGCTAATTTTAACAATTTTGATGACCCTTTCTTTGCCCGTGTTCGCCGAGCAGCTTACACAAGCACAGAAAGAGGTCACGGTTTCAATCCCGCGTCAGAATGCGGAAGAGGGACTTAAGTTGTTGGCGCGGGCGTTTAGCAGATCCGTTCTTTTCCAAACCGAAGACGTTGCTGAAGTGCAAACAAACGCGATTGAAGGTGATTTTTCCTTAAATCGCGCCCTTAGCATCATGCTTGAGGGAACGCAGTTGACCGGCGGCCTGACAGAAAGCGGGGTGATTACAATTTCCCGCGCTTTAAATGTTGAATTGCGCCAACCGGGGGAACCTATGCCTAAAACTGATTTGCTAAAAAATGAACGGAATCGTCCATCACTAGCCAGCAGATTACTGGCGTCTGCGGCGGCTGTTTTTTCCGCTTTTACGGTTACGCAACCCTCTGATGCCGCAGCGCAACAGGTGGCGCTGGAAGAAATTATAGTCACAGCGCGTAAAACAGAGGAGCGATTACAAGATACGCCACTGACTGTGACAGCGTTCACGGGCAGCGATTTGGAAAATGCCGGTATTAGTGATTTGCGTGATCTTCAGAAATTCACGCCGGGGCTAAACTTTTTCTCAAATATTGATCGCGGTTTTGGTCAAGTTTTGTTTCGCGGCATGAATAACGCTGTCCCGGTCGGTGATACGACACGTGAAATCGGCTCCATGTTTATTGATGGAGTCTACTATGTTGGTACTCCAAATTTTATCGGTTTTGATGACTTGGAACGCGTCGAGGTAGTTAAGGGGCCTCAGTCAGCATTTTTTGGACGGGCGACATTTGGCGGGGCTATTAACTTTGTCACGCGGACTCCGGGCGAAGAGCTTCGTGGCAAAGTTCGGGTCAAAGGAGCGGAAGATGATGATTATGAAGTATCTGCTAGTTTAGAAGGTGCGGTTGTTCCAGGAAAGTTGACGGCCCGTATATCTGGTTCGTTCCGTGACTTCGGTGGTCAGTATAGAAATGCGCTTGATGGGGAAAAACTCGGGGCTGAGGAAGACACAAATATAAGCGGTACATTATATGCCACTCCGACTGACAATCTAACAATCAAGGCGCGTGCCTTGTACCAGAAAAACGATGACGGTCCGGCTGCGAGTCAATTGTTGGGTAGACTCCCAAATCACAATTGTGGACCTTTTGGCGGCACTAACCGCGGCGGACCGGCAACACTGCAATGCGGTATCATCAAATATACAGGCGACCGGAACTCGCTGGAGTTGAACAATGTTACGACGGGAGATGCAGCTACTCAATTCGGACAGGACTTTGGTATCGGCAGGGATTTCTTTTTCTCATCTCTGGCCGTTGATTATGATTTTTCAAACGGTTGGATCGTGTCGTCGCTCTCTGGATACACTGATGAAGATCAACAAACCCTTTTCGATTTTGAACGAACTGGTGATGACGTTTATGGGGCTAAAACTCTGAGGCTGCAGGAATCTTACAGTCAAGAATTTCGACTTGCCTCGCCAGTGGAAAATCGGCTACGTGGACTGGTCGGTTTGTACTATCTTTGGCAGAATAATGAGACTGCCGGGAACTTTTATACTGGGGTAGACAATCCTTTCGGGGCTTTTGGCACCCCTGCGGGTACTATTTTCCCCTCACTACCTAACGTAAAAACGATTGATAATCGGGCTGTCTTTGGCGCAATTAGCTATGATGTCAGCGACGAAGTTACGGTGTCACTTGAGGGTCGTTACCAAAGAGATAAAGTGACATCTAAACTCCAGGGTGCACCTGACCTTGCAGCATCGACAAAGAAGTTTCTTCCACGCTTGATTGTCGACTACAAGCCGTCTGAAGATATTACCCTGTATGCAAATATCGCGAAGGGTAATAAGCCCACTCAAGTAAACCAGGAAATCGCTGATCAGCCCGAAGCCAAACAACAGATTCTTGCCGATCAGTTCCAGGCTTTTGACGTCGCGCCAGAAGAGACCATCTGGAACTACGAGATCGGAGCCAAGACTACGTTTGCTGGCGGGCGTGGCTTGTTTAACATTGCTGCATACTACGCAGACTGGAAAGACAAACAGTCCGTTAACAGCGTGCAGTTTGATTCAAACGGAAACGGCATTATCGACCAAGGTGCTACAGGTGATGATCGGGAGCAATTTAATGCTGTCGTGTTGCCTGCCGGGAACGTTAATCTGATGGGCGTTGAAATAGAGACCAGCTATGCCGCGACACAAAACCTAACGGTAGGAGGTACTCTTGCATACAATGACAATAACATTACTGAGTTGGATGAAGACCTTCACTTCCGGTACTTTGGCACACTTGACGCAAGCGACAAGGAAGAGCCGCGCGTTTCAATTTGGAGCGCGACCGCTAACGCCACATATACTGCAGCACTTACCAATGAGCTAGATTGGTTTGTGAGAGCGGATGGTCTTTACAGCAGCTCTAGATGGGCATCGATTCTAAATCTCGGTGAAACAGGCGATGAAGTGAAGTTCAACTTCAAGGCTGGCGTCGAGAATGAAAAGTACAATGTGACGTTCTTTGTCGATAATGCTTTCAACGACAAAACCCTGTCATCTTTGCGAGCCCAAGGTGATTCAGCGTCTGATCCATTCCTATTCTTGCTCGCTGCGTATGAGGCTTCATTGCCAAGGCTACGTCAATTTGGCGTAACCGCGTCGATAAACTTCTAAAACAGTTTGAGCCTGGGCCATGCAGTATAATCTGGGCCATGCAGTATAATAACTGAAAAACAGTATTATCCGTTTATGATCAAAATAGTTTTCTGTTAGCACGTTAAGTCGCCAACCATAAAAGCCGAATCCGAGTTCGCCATAGTTCTTAAATCTCTATAGAAGTAATTGTGTCCAATTCTGTAACGGCTGTTCTGCCCAATAAAGAGCGCGGCAAAGTAAAAACCCCACCATGTCTCTCCTGGTGGGGTTTTTCCGTATCTCCTATTGAATAGCCCAAGCCTGAACTTCAAGCTGTGCACCAATGCTAACTTAAGGATGAGTGTATTGGCTCAGAGCTTGAAAATCGGAATTGTCGGCGCGGGCATTGGTGGCATGACAGCGGCTGTTGCACTGCAGCAGCGCGGCTTTGATGTTGTGGTTTACGAACAGTCACCTGAAATCGGCGAAATTGGTGCGGGTCTCACCGTTGGGCCTACCGCCAGCCGTGTCTTTGCCGGTTTGGGGCTGGAGGATGAGTTGGAACGCTTGGCTCGTCCGACCCCGCATGTTGGCACTCTTGACCATAAAACTGGGGAAACCCTGTCTTACGAAAAACGCGGGCGGGATAAATTTATCAATCTTTACGGTGCTGTCTCCCGCCTCATACACCGCGCGGATGTTCACGCCGTGTTGCAGCGTGCTTTCAAGGCAGGCAACGATGCACTGAAGCTGAATCACAAACTCATTCAGATTGAGCAAGACGATTCACACGTGACTCTTCATTTTGCCAACGGCGCGAGACAACGCCACGATATCGTCATTGCCTGTGACGGCTTAAAATCGACTGTGCGCGATGCGTTGTTCGAGAACGCGCCCCCTAAGTTTACCGGGTTTGTGGCGTGGCGCGGATTGGTGGATCGCTCACGGGTGCCGGATATCAGCTTGGACCCTCATTTTGCGGCTTATACAGCGGAAGGCAAAATGTTTGCCCGCTATCCCGTTCGCAACGGCTCGGTGATTAACTATGTTGCCAATGCAAAAAAGGAGGGCCTCACGTCAGAAAGCTGGAAAACGCAAGTCGATATATCTGTGGTCCTGGAGGAGTTTGAAGGCTGGCATGAAGACGTTCTGAAGATCATCCGGGCAACGTCTGGTGGGCGCTGTAATCTATGGGCGTTGCACAGTCGCGATCCACTTGAGAGCTGGAGCAGCGGTCGAGTGTGTTTGCTCGGCGATGCGGCCCATCCCATGACGCCGTTCTATGGCGTCGGCGCGGCTATGGCCATGGAAGATGCCGCCGTTCTGGCGCGATGCTTTGCAGCAGCGGGCGATGATTGGTCGTCCGCCTTGCAGCGTTATCAAGATGCCCGCATTGGGCGGGCGAATAAATTCCACAGAGGATCTTTGGAGCGCGGTAAAACCTATATGAGTTCTGATCGCTCTGCGCGTGGGCAAATGCCAAATGCAGGTGTCGATGAAGATGACATGTTGTATGATGCCATGCGTGTCGCCATCTGAGACTCTTAGGTTTATGGCGCGATATAGCGATATATACGTAAATCCGACATGACGCACGTGTTTACCCAACGTGATTTTCACGTTTGTCGTACATGATTCTCACGTTTGCCGTACATGATTCTCATGCCAGTCACACTATGTTAAGCTTTGCGTCTTAGACAGAGTCTGACGCATCATGAGCGTCAAATGCTGTATGACTATGCGGGGCCAGCGGAAGAGGGACCAAGACAGTTAAATGTCTGATTTCGATGAAGATTATGCCGTTAATGACGTCGTTGTTGAGATCGTTGTTGTCCTAGGGGCGTCAACTTTGCGGCTCAATCAAATCCTGCAGCTTGGTCGTGGGGCTGTGGTTGAGCTGGAAAGCGGCCCGAACGATCAGGTCGAAGTCTATGCCAATGATATTCTGATAGCCAAGGGCGAAGTGGTTATTACGGGCGGTGATGTGCTTGGCGTTGCCATTACTGAAGTGCTTAAGTCGGTTTATACCAAATAGTCCTTAATAGGCTTCCTGTCTTGATTTCACAGCGCGCTATATTTCTAAATATTAAGTTTTTCACACATAAAATTTTCCACACATAAAACGACTCAACATGACTTTAATCAAAGCCATGCGGTATGCTTTTGGCCAAATTGCTAAAAGGGATGAATTTCTCAACCGCAGGAAGGGATACGGACCATGTTTATGAAGTCGATTTATCTCGCGCTGAGTGGCGAAGCGCAGGCGGAGTCGGTCGCAGATGCGGCTTTTACGTTGGCACAGGCGTTCAAGGCGCACCTCATTGGCAGCGATACAGTCTCAGAAACCGGTCCTTTTCTAGACCAAACGGGCGTTGGCATGATGGCCACGTATTACGACGAACTCTATCAAACGGCGGAGAAGGTGCAGGCCCATAAACGCACCGCCGCTGCCAATGTTTTCGAAGCGGCCCGCGAAAAACATGGAATCCCCCTGACGGCGACTCCAACTGCAGAGGCGGCGACATGCTATTGGCACGCCCATGATGGCGACGTCGATGTGGTTGCGCGGCTCGGGCGTCTCGCAGATGTCATTGTGATCGCCTGCCCGGGTGAACGTAGCTCGTATGCAGACCTCCGCACGCTGGAGCAGGCTGTGTTTGATGCCAAGCGCCCTGTAATTATGGTGCCGCAAGGAGCCAAAATTGATCCAAAGTCACCTGTGTTGGTGGCCTGGAACGGCAGTGCAGAGGCCGCTCGCGCGTTGATCAATGCCGTGCCCCTGATGGTCAAAAGCAGCAAAGTTAGGGTTGTTCAGATCGGTGATCTTGATCCAGGCATGACCGCCCTCACCGAGGCGGATGCGTACTTAAAACTTCATGGCATTACGGCAACCACAAAGACGATCGAAAAG
This genomic stretch from Rhodospirillaceae bacterium harbors:
- a CDS encoding NAD(P)/FAD-dependent oxidoreductase; its protein translation is MVKHLSRRRFNTVAAASSLAVAAPFIHSKRARAQDTVDVLVIGSGLSGLNAAWNLSDAGLNTLVLEGSNRIGGRVWSAEETWETNAGDVPIELGASQVGPSYARVRDAIDRLQLPTVNQDRDLLSFSYHIGGQHVSASEWPDSPVNQTVGDEREILPERFGSRLLSRLNPLKELDDWLNPKFSDFDVSLYELYKRNGVSEAGIRVASIGGVNDIHGVSALRMLQETTRGALELEFLGPLDENGNPVEYWPKNIVGGTIALPNAMAGQLRNEVRVNQQVTSIELEDDGVEVRTLDGNRYRARFVISTLPFSVLTFVQIWPQPPAPQSTAIRQLKYSETTRAFCRIKEPFWQEDGKGASLISDGGTGAFWAINNGTGEGEHRGMFVLTSLIGSQVSARPDEAAAQYLIDEMARIRPASRGQIEILKYHTWERQPLQRGCSPMFAPGQVTAFANEMIAPHGRLHFAGEHTRRLDYGMEAAMESGERAAFEVLDRA
- a CDS encoding RNA polymerase sigma factor, which translates into the protein MSKRNPNSRIFGIFQANKGLIASVLRRYALQQVDIADITQETILRALEAEKRTKIREPKGFLVGIAKNIARSELQRRSKMMTALLDDFDPETYVIDEPAVDEVVDSRQRMRFFGQAVAMLPPQCQKVFVLKHVHGASHQEIAAKLDIAISTVEKHVALGLKRCREVMVEKLGAGHKEHFQGSKVEVLKKKRTND
- a CDS encoding FecR domain-containing protein; its protein translation is MTNVPNHIDADGEIIAEACAWVAQLESGKLTGSDLAALQEWMARSPAHKKEIRIIAELNNQLSSLTELAEPIRSASAAASALRKRSWVPAFAKPGFVMLGALVSAVALVALFISTDLFIEPVEIYRTSVGQYQTIELSDGTAVKLNTDSQIEVDYSSKNRRIRLIHGEAFFDVAKNPLRPFVVYSDQAKAEALGTSFVVRLRDSLTEIAVIEGVVAFSKLTEISSVTEDANQVDIDGSVEVTTVAARQVIINAGQVITSRDITNGLSSDVAFEVPTLTSREIQRKISWTEGLFDFSETRLEEVVREISRHNNVTIEIADPSLKDVEFGGMFRTGDVDSLLEALEGLNIDVVRDDHGVIQLHKNDNI
- a CDS encoding TonB-dependent receptor; this encodes MRSAVRRVLILTILMTLSLPVFAEQLTQAQKEVTVSIPRQNAEEGLKLLARAFSRSVLFQTEDVAEVQTNAIEGDFSLNRALSIMLEGTQLTGGLTESGVITISRALNVELRQPGEPMPKTDLLKNERNRPSLASRLLASAAAVFSAFTVTQPSDAAAQQVALEEIIVTARKTEERLQDTPLTVTAFTGSDLENAGISDLRDLQKFTPGLNFFSNIDRGFGQVLFRGMNNAVPVGDTTREIGSMFIDGVYYVGTPNFIGFDDLERVEVVKGPQSAFFGRATFGGAINFVTRTPGEELRGKVRVKGAEDDDYEVSASLEGAVVPGKLTARISGSFRDFGGQYRNALDGEKLGAEEDTNISGTLYATPTDNLTIKARALYQKNDDGPAASQLLGRLPNHNCGPFGGTNRGGPATLQCGIIKYTGDRNSLELNNVTTGDAATQFGQDFGIGRDFFFSSLAVDYDFSNGWIVSSLSGYTDEDQQTLFDFERTGDDVYGAKTLRLQESYSQEFRLASPVENRLRGLVGLYYLWQNNETAGNFYTGVDNPFGAFGTPAGTIFPSLPNVKTIDNRAVFGAISYDVSDEVTVSLEGRYQRDKVTSKLQGAPDLAASTKKFLPRLIVDYKPSEDITLYANIAKGNKPTQVNQEIADQPEAKQQILADQFQAFDVAPEETIWNYEIGAKTTFAGGRGLFNIAAYYADWKDKQSVNSVQFDSNGNGIIDQGATGDDREQFNAVVLPAGNVNLMGVEIETSYAATQNLTVGGTLAYNDNNITELDEDLHFRYFGTLDASDKEEPRVSIWSATANATYTAALTNELDWFVRADGLYSSSRWASILNLGETGDEVKFNFKAGVENEKYNVTFFVDNAFNDKTLSSLRAQGDSASDPFLFLLAAYEASLPRLRQFGVTASINF
- a CDS encoding FAD-dependent monooxygenase is translated as MAQSLKIGIVGAGIGGMTAAVALQQRGFDVVVYEQSPEIGEIGAGLTVGPTASRVFAGLGLEDELERLARPTPHVGTLDHKTGETLSYEKRGRDKFINLYGAVSRLIHRADVHAVLQRAFKAGNDALKLNHKLIQIEQDDSHVTLHFANGARQRHDIVIACDGLKSTVRDALFENAPPKFTGFVAWRGLVDRSRVPDISLDPHFAAYTAEGKMFARYPVRNGSVINYVANAKKEGLTSESWKTQVDISVVLEEFEGWHEDVLKIIRATSGGRCNLWALHSRDPLESWSSGRVCLLGDAAHPMTPFYGVGAAMAMEDAAVLARCFAAAGDDWSSALQRYQDARIGRANKFHRGSLERGKTYMSSDRSARGQMPNAGVDEDDMLYDAMRVAI
- a CDS encoding FliM/FliN family flagellar motor switch protein → MSDFDEDYAVNDVVVEIVVVLGASTLRLNQILQLGRGAVVELESGPNDQVEVYANDILIAKGEVVITGGDVLGVAITEVLKSVYTK
- a CDS encoding universal stress protein encodes the protein MFMKSIYLALSGEAQAESVADAAFTLAQAFKAHLIGSDTVSETGPFLDQTGVGMMATYYDELYQTAEKVQAHKRTAAANVFEAAREKHGIPLTATPTAEAATCYWHAHDGDVDVVARLGRLADVIVIACPGERSSYADLRTLEQAVFDAKRPVIMVPQGAKIDPKSPVLVAWNGSAEAARALINAVPLMVKSSKVRVVQIGDLDPGMTALTEADAYLKLHGITATTKTIEKGKQSVSDILAREAGEIEAGCVVMGAYTHNPWREMVLGGVTQHMIKNASLPVLFAH